In Primulina huaijiensis isolate GDHJ02 chromosome 6, ASM1229523v2, whole genome shotgun sequence, a single window of DNA contains:
- the LOC140979278 gene encoding dirigent protein 10-like isoform X2, whose amino-acid sequence MAFNLKPIISLLIWVLSVYCAASARFLDEGDVAAPVVGLGVSPSSSTTGTSVPAGATTGRSVPAGTSIPGGAAVSTPVGANSETSVPAGPVVSGSSAAGVVPINLDDHAFTFYMHDILGGTHPSALAVTGIVANPAIGGQVPFAKPNGAVLPVSNGIPTNNNNAGIVSNNNVPFLTGLSGFSSNILSSNNGNNIIGGMPGFPVLNSAQFPSGTTLQQLMFGTMTVFNDELTEGHELGSGLVGKAQGFYLSSSQDGSSFTMAFSVMFASGSYADTLSFFGVNRAAVAESHLAIMGGTGKYVNAKGFAKVKTVLPANTQHETDGMETVLEITVYLAY is encoded by the exons ATGGCGTTTAACCTCAAACCCATTATCTCCCTACTCATTTGGGTATTATCAGTATATTGTGCCGCCTCCGCTCGATTCCTCGATGAAGGAGACGTTGCGGCTCCTGTTGTAGGTCTTGGTGTGTCTCCTAGCAGCTCCACCACTGGGACCTCAGTACCAGCTGGTGCCACGACTGGAAGATCGGTACCGGCTGGAACCTCAATTCCCGGTGGCGCTGCAGTTTCAACACCAGTTGGTGCCAACTCTGAAACCTCAGTTCCCGCTGGTCCAGTAGTTTCTGGCAGCTCTGCTGCTGGCGTGGTACCAATAAACTTGGACGATCACGCGTTTACATTCTATATGCATGACATCTTGGGGGGTACTCACCCCTCAGCTTTAGCAGTGACCGGCATTGTGGCGAATCCAGCCATCGGTGGGCAGGTTCCGTTCGCCAAACCGAATGGCGCAGTCCTCCCAGTTAGCAACGGCATCCCTACCAACAACAACAATGCCGGAATAGTCAGCAACAACAACGTCCCATTTCTGACGGGTCTCAGCGGATTTTCATCGAACATCTTGAGCAGC AACAACGGTAACAACATCATCGGTGGCATGCCCGGATTCCCCGTCCTCAACAGCGCTCAGTTCCCCTCAGGAACCACCCTCCAGCAACTCATGTTCGGCACCATGACAGTCTTCAACGACGAACTAACAGAAGGGCACGAACTGGGATCCGGTCTGGTGGGAAAAGCGCAGGGATTCTACCTATCCAGTTCCCAAGATGGCAGCAGCTTCACGATGGCTTTCAGTGTGATGTTCGCCAGTGGAAGCTATGCCGACACTTTAAGCTTTTTCGGCGTTAATCGCGCAGCTGTGGCGGAATCACATCTGGCGATCATGGGAGGAACAGGTAAGTACGTGAATGCGAAGGGATTTGCGAAGGTGAAGACTGTTCTGCCGGCGAATACGCAACACGAGACGGATGGGATGGAGACGGTGCTGGAGATCACTGTTTATCTTGCTTATTAG
- the LOC140979278 gene encoding dirigent protein 10-like isoform X1, with amino-acid sequence MAFNLKPIISLLIWVLSVYCAASARFLDEGDVAAPVVGLGVSPSSSTTGTSVPAGATTGRSVPAGTSIPGGAAVSTPVGANSETSVPAGPVVSGSSAAGVVPINLDDHAFTFYMHDILGGTHPSALAVTGIVANPAIGGQVPFAKPNGAVLPVSNGIPTNNNNAGIVSNNNVPFLTGLSGFSSNILSSQNNGNNIIGGMPGFPVLNSAQFPSGTTLQQLMFGTMTVFNDELTEGHELGSGLVGKAQGFYLSSSQDGSSFTMAFSVMFASGSYADTLSFFGVNRAAVAESHLAIMGGTGKYVNAKGFAKVKTVLPANTQHETDGMETVLEITVYLAY; translated from the exons ATGGCGTTTAACCTCAAACCCATTATCTCCCTACTCATTTGGGTATTATCAGTATATTGTGCCGCCTCCGCTCGATTCCTCGATGAAGGAGACGTTGCGGCTCCTGTTGTAGGTCTTGGTGTGTCTCCTAGCAGCTCCACCACTGGGACCTCAGTACCAGCTGGTGCCACGACTGGAAGATCGGTACCGGCTGGAACCTCAATTCCCGGTGGCGCTGCAGTTTCAACACCAGTTGGTGCCAACTCTGAAACCTCAGTTCCCGCTGGTCCAGTAGTTTCTGGCAGCTCTGCTGCTGGCGTGGTACCAATAAACTTGGACGATCACGCGTTTACATTCTATATGCATGACATCTTGGGGGGTACTCACCCCTCAGCTTTAGCAGTGACCGGCATTGTGGCGAATCCAGCCATCGGTGGGCAGGTTCCGTTCGCCAAACCGAATGGCGCAGTCCTCCCAGTTAGCAACGGCATCCCTACCAACAACAACAATGCCGGAATAGTCAGCAACAACAACGTCCCATTTCTGACGGGTCTCAGCGGATTTTCATCGAACATCTTGAGCAGC CAGAACAACGGTAACAACATCATCGGTGGCATGCCCGGATTCCCCGTCCTCAACAGCGCTCAGTTCCCCTCAGGAACCACCCTCCAGCAACTCATGTTCGGCACCATGACAGTCTTCAACGACGAACTAACAGAAGGGCACGAACTGGGATCCGGTCTGGTGGGAAAAGCGCAGGGATTCTACCTATCCAGTTCCCAAGATGGCAGCAGCTTCACGATGGCTTTCAGTGTGATGTTCGCCAGTGGAAGCTATGCCGACACTTTAAGCTTTTTCGGCGTTAATCGCGCAGCTGTGGCGGAATCACATCTGGCGATCATGGGAGGAACAGGTAAGTACGTGAATGCGAAGGGATTTGCGAAGGTGAAGACTGTTCTGCCGGCGAATACGCAACACGAGACGGATGGGATGGAGACGGTGCTGGAGATCACTGTTTATCTTGCTTATTAG